One stretch of Pontiella desulfatans DNA includes these proteins:
- a CDS encoding sulfatase-like hydrolase/transferase, with translation MKKTVLLSLNVLGAVWAWASAPVGETVWLYHIDNASYITADAENDYAVTALGTSAIGDAQQFVIEDVDGTNIALKAFINGKYVQPRTADKDKLYAEATYTTNSLTHFLWSDLPSGKVRLTCVGDTDENANVSPGGASEILRSNTAETGSETEFSWGIVDGLLPIDSLVYSVNDESVTLDWDDDTSGTLDFYRVYRSSESGTNFVAIATNVAESTYADVGMPGGITYYYVVTRVDFSGVESGFSNEIAAVPNEVVRLQHLDAVNAASVLTSSGVVTQWIDQTIGGNHAVPGIGNTLYPSVSLSESGLPGVDMQSGRNSLELFSAGASDVWLDQSGGSNGFCVLVALKCDSVLAGGNDVLGNSGFGLGFSGAGDPQAWLGGQAVTSSSPWNVEGGDTLVLAFNYDDATGAYDFWESKSGTSTTGTLAAADFSTAEPVSLGSAASAARYLDGMVGEVKVFGSRLNPTHFKRQRNRLMGKWFNRPNIVLIYVDDWAWNGTPIRMDDRMRNSGMPSIMEMPNLESMAQNGMVFRNAYGSPQCTPARASIQTGQSNPRNGITVYMGNSGYYDDDSTTEGEKYYNFPVIANGSSRTFSPAAVTIPEALAPLGYACAHIGKWHIRDGSPGDEGYARHDGPTSNDEGNNYDDTTGLAGLEDPKLMTQITDDGIAFMEEQVAAGQPFYLQLSHYAMHGGWECSPESRARYQNHPDIVAYNGGEKNPEKINHTKDPAVFLGMAYELDLKIGEVRQKLVDLGIADNTYVIMMGDNGYRHDFFDELSGLSQPLHMQKWWLWQGGIRVPMVAEGPGIPAGSFTAANVANYDFLPTFVDWAGGDPARVPDLDGISLAGLMEGEAPGGDFLDRSLYFHFPHYRNTMPHSVMVKGQEAVVYFYETPVRFPAWEPIMYFDIGNDPGQYHNIYPENPARAGALYADMTNYFASVGARIPLVPNTNYVESVYMNVSEYDKRVAGGPFIGTRTAESDESGPTTFSEYWMDSWGVDIGSSTNDFDGDGTLNLAEYALGGNPTNALDPGAIPTFTRSEGGFNYTHMRRNDDSGLLYTIESTTNLVSGVWTNAGYTVDGIHATAGTFDSITNAIPVSDDDTFIRLRIDQQ, from the coding sequence ATGAAAAAAACAGTACTCTTGTCACTGAACGTTCTTGGAGCCGTTTGGGCCTGGGCGTCTGCTCCCGTCGGGGAAACGGTTTGGCTATACCATATTGATAATGCTTCCTACATAACCGCCGACGCGGAAAACGACTATGCGGTTACCGCGCTGGGGACTTCTGCCATCGGCGATGCCCAGCAGTTTGTCATTGAAGATGTCGATGGCACCAACATTGCGCTCAAGGCGTTTATCAACGGCAAATATGTTCAGCCCCGAACCGCCGACAAAGACAAACTCTATGCCGAAGCAACCTACACCACCAATTCATTGACCCACTTCCTTTGGTCTGACCTGCCTAGTGGCAAGGTGCGCTTGACGTGCGTTGGCGATACGGACGAAAATGCGAATGTCAGCCCTGGCGGAGCTTCTGAAATTCTGCGGTCGAACACCGCGGAAACCGGCTCCGAGACCGAGTTTTCCTGGGGGATCGTAGATGGCTTGTTGCCCATCGACAGTCTGGTCTATTCCGTCAATGACGAATCGGTGACCTTGGATTGGGATGACGATACCTCGGGGACTCTCGATTTCTACCGGGTCTACCGTTCCTCCGAAAGCGGAACCAATTTTGTGGCGATCGCCACCAACGTGGCCGAAAGCACGTATGCGGATGTCGGCATGCCCGGCGGCATCACCTACTACTATGTCGTGACGAGAGTCGATTTCAGCGGTGTGGAGTCGGGATTCAGCAACGAAATCGCGGCGGTGCCGAACGAGGTGGTACGGTTGCAGCATCTGGACGCCGTCAACGCGGCAAGTGTGCTGACTTCAAGCGGCGTGGTGACCCAATGGATCGACCAGACCATCGGCGGCAACCATGCGGTTCCAGGGATTGGAAACACGCTTTATCCGAGCGTAAGCCTTTCCGAATCCGGTCTTCCGGGGGTGGACATGCAGTCGGGACGCAACAGCCTCGAACTCTTTTCAGCGGGCGCATCGGACGTATGGCTCGACCAGTCGGGCGGCTCCAACGGATTCTGCGTTTTGGTCGCCCTCAAGTGCGATTCGGTTTTGGCAGGCGGAAATGATGTGCTCGGCAACTCGGGATTCGGCCTGGGCTTCAGCGGAGCAGGGGATCCGCAGGCCTGGCTCGGCGGGCAGGCGGTCACGTCTTCGAGTCCTTGGAACGTCGAAGGCGGCGATACGCTGGTGCTGGCATTCAACTACGATGACGCAACGGGGGCGTACGATTTCTGGGAATCGAAAAGCGGCACATCCACCACGGGCACCTTGGCGGCTGCCGATTTTTCAACGGCGGAGCCGGTGTCGCTCGGCAGCGCCGCATCAGCCGCCCGCTACCTCGACGGCATGGTGGGCGAGGTGAAGGTGTTCGGCTCACGCCTGAACCCGACCCACTTCAAGCGGCAACGGAATCGCCTGATGGGAAAATGGTTCAACCGGCCGAACATCGTGCTGATTTATGTGGACGATTGGGCGTGGAATGGTACGCCCATACGGATGGATGACCGCATGCGGAACTCGGGCATGCCTTCCATCATGGAAATGCCGAACCTGGAATCGATGGCGCAAAACGGCATGGTGTTCCGCAACGCCTACGGTTCGCCGCAATGCACCCCGGCGCGCGCCTCGATCCAGACCGGCCAGTCGAACCCGCGTAATGGTATAACCGTATACATGGGCAATTCCGGATATTATGACGACGATTCCACTACGGAAGGGGAGAAATACTACAATTTTCCGGTGATCGCGAATGGTTCGAGCCGTACCTTCAGCCCGGCAGCCGTGACGATTCCCGAAGCGCTTGCACCGTTGGGCTATGCTTGCGCCCATATCGGTAAGTGGCATATACGGGATGGTAGTCCCGGCGATGAGGGATATGCCAGACATGACGGGCCGACTTCGAATGACGAGGGGAACAACTATGATGACACGACCGGTCTGGCCGGGTTGGAAGATCCAAAGCTGATGACGCAGATCACCGACGACGGCATCGCCTTCATGGAGGAGCAGGTGGCTGCCGGGCAACCTTTCTACCTGCAGCTTTCCCACTATGCCATGCATGGAGGATGGGAATGTAGCCCCGAGTCACGGGCGCGCTACCAGAACCATCCGGATATCGTGGCTTATAACGGCGGAGAAAAGAATCCGGAGAAGATTAACCACACTAAAGATCCTGCGGTCTTCCTGGGCATGGCCTACGAACTGGATCTGAAGATCGGTGAAGTGCGGCAGAAACTCGTGGATCTGGGAATCGCCGACAATACCTATGTCATCATGATGGGTGACAACGGCTACCGCCACGACTTCTTCGATGAGCTCTCCGGCCTTTCCCAGCCGCTTCACATGCAAAAGTGGTGGTTGTGGCAGGGGGGCATCCGCGTGCCCATGGTGGCGGAGGGTCCCGGAATCCCGGCGGGTTCGTTCACGGCGGCCAACGTTGCGAACTATGATTTCCTGCCGACCTTCGTTGATTGGGCGGGCGGCGATCCGGCCCGTGTGCCGGATCTCGACGGCATCAGCCTCGCCGGACTGATGGAGGGAGAAGCGCCCGGCGGGGATTTTCTCGACCGTTCGCTCTATTTCCACTTTCCGCACTATCGCAACACCATGCCGCATTCGGTGATGGTGAAGGGGCAGGAGGCCGTGGTTTATTTCTATGAAACCCCGGTGCGGTTTCCCGCGTGGGAGCCGATCATGTATTTCGATATCGGAAACGACCCGGGGCAGTACCACAACATCTATCCGGAAAATCCGGCGCGCGCCGGCGCGCTCTATGCCGATATGACCAACTACTTCGCTTCGGTGGGTGCCCGCATACCGCTGGTTCCCAATACAAACTATGTCGAATCGGTCTACATGAACGTCAGCGAATATGACAAGCGGGTTGCCGGGGGGCCGTTTATCGGTACCCGTACGGCGGAAAGCGATGAGTCGGGCCCAACCACGTTCTCGGAATATTGGATGGATTCCTGGGGCGTGGACATTGGCTCATCGACCAACGATTTTGATGGCGACGGAACGCTCAACCTGGCGGAATATGCCTTAGGCGGAAATCCGACCAATGCGCTGGATCCGGGCGCTATTCCGACCTTCACCCGGTCTGAAGGTGGCTTTAACTACACCCACATGCGCCGCAACGACGACTCGGGACTGCTTTACACCATCGAGTCCACCACCAACCTGGTTTCCGGGGTCTGGACGAATGCCGGTTATACCGTGGATGGAATTCATGCGACTGCCGGCACGTTCGACTCCATCACCAACGCCATTCCGGTTTCCGATGACGATACATTCATCCGGTTGAGGATCGATCAGCAATAA
- a CDS encoding sulfatase-like hydrolase/transferase, with protein MVKRIHTISAMLAWLLAAVATPLCAEVLIDLQTISPVNSRSATFSNLGGSVASSDSQLVPSGTLSASGSLVAGETFGVTISGVSDWSYAAATGAGSVNTYLSGLTPANIVGPNDKGWGLAGGANEGFLAGAGEALVVTFNLSGLTTAPSSDFRLKGIVLGRIGDTDAYNYMVIDASGNVVTASASGRTSENLFLDIVLHDGDSLVIGHEADSFRVDGFMVDVPAPPVSPPTDVIAIGGDARIDLSWTAAAGAVLGYEIDRSTTSGSGFSTLTNVATPAFTDLGVTNGQTYYYLVSAVYAETNVAAAEVSAQPIQAAPANSPNIIFFIVDDQVKDEVACYGGEVLTPHLDRLAAEGMRMDAAHAVSCVCTPSRYAMFTGRYPGNSTWPAYLEAYPTNRHGSPEFNVGLEDDNMNVGNALRLAGYVTGHVGKLHVGADHGTGLSPDDDPEDPAVIAQWQAHELSTRQWVMERGFSWAKHVYSGNIEDPYNKHNPDWTLEAALEFIDLNQDRPFYLHYCTTMMHGGPNNWTDALDYPLYSGAGLLAEPPNVPIVRSNITAQVDAAGLDPDTYGFTWMDATVGAMLDKLDALGIASNTLFVFITDHGTDGKFSLLDHNGTSVPCIIRWPDVVPAGSVCSNLVQNTDMVPTFFDVAGATVPEGYRIDGTSIAPILSDPSTNVHEHLFFELGYGRAVRTDKWKYIAIRHSTNSFADVELANLLNMPQKLAYIGNTKRVSSHLELRPDCYDLDQLYDLENDPLELTNLAYNVAYEGQLNMMKAILTPYLEAQGRPFGEFVPGEDSVPIDQVQPYVDQLELVSPTDDNDFEYVYSINGTPYWWLYEQGLTNDAYEAEDLLDTDGDGLVAWEEYIAGTIPTQAGSGLTVEADVQPLGAGFIVRWPSVAGRIYTVEQSTNLLSGFQPLETRVATPPENAYTGAVQQAGAYYRVQAEME; from the coding sequence ATGGTGAAAAGAATACACACTATAAGCGCCATGTTGGCATGGCTTCTGGCGGCGGTCGCGACCCCGCTTTGCGCGGAAGTTTTGATCGATCTGCAGACGATCAGCCCGGTCAACAGTCGCTCCGCGACCTTTTCGAATCTGGGCGGTTCCGTGGCCAGCAGCGACTCCCAGTTGGTTCCTTCAGGCACCCTTTCCGCTTCCGGAAGTCTGGTTGCCGGCGAAACCTTTGGTGTTACGATTTCGGGCGTAAGCGACTGGAGCTATGCCGCTGCGACTGGCGCTGGCAGCGTGAACACCTATTTGAGTGGACTGACCCCCGCAAACATTGTCGGGCCCAACGATAAAGGCTGGGGGCTCGCCGGGGGCGCAAATGAGGGATTTCTCGCCGGTGCGGGCGAGGCGTTGGTTGTGACCTTCAACCTCAGCGGGTTGACCACGGCACCTTCGTCGGATTTTCGGTTGAAGGGGATTGTTTTGGGCAGGATCGGCGATACGGACGCTTATAATTACATGGTCATCGATGCGTCCGGGAATGTGGTTACCGCATCGGCCTCCGGCCGGACCAGTGAAAACCTTTTTCTGGATATCGTCCTTCATGATGGCGACTCGTTGGTGATCGGCCACGAAGCCGATAGTTTCAGGGTGGATGGTTTTATGGTCGATGTGCCCGCGCCGCCTGTTTCGCCGCCAACGGATGTGATCGCCATCGGGGGCGATGCGCGTATCGACCTGTCATGGACAGCGGCGGCGGGGGCGGTCCTGGGCTACGAGATTGACCGCTCAACGACTTCAGGCAGCGGGTTCTCCACCCTGACGAATGTTGCAACGCCGGCATTCACCGATCTTGGGGTGACCAACGGCCAAACCTACTACTATCTGGTTTCTGCGGTCTATGCGGAAACCAATGTGGCGGCAGCGGAAGTGTCCGCCCAGCCCATCCAGGCCGCTCCCGCGAACAGCCCCAATATCATTTTCTTCATTGTCGACGACCAGGTCAAAGACGAGGTCGCCTGCTATGGCGGCGAGGTGCTGACCCCGCATCTTGACCGACTCGCGGCGGAAGGGATGCGGATGGATGCTGCGCATGCCGTGTCCTGCGTGTGTACCCCCTCGCGCTACGCCATGTTCACCGGGCGTTATCCGGGAAATTCAACCTGGCCTGCCTATCTGGAAGCCTACCCGACGAACCGGCACGGCTCTCCCGAATTCAACGTGGGGCTGGAGGACGACAACATGAATGTCGGCAACGCGCTTCGGTTGGCAGGCTATGTGACAGGGCATGTCGGCAAGCTGCACGTCGGTGCCGATCATGGCACCGGTCTCAGTCCGGACGATGATCCCGAGGATCCAGCCGTGATTGCTCAATGGCAAGCCCACGAGCTTTCGACCCGGCAGTGGGTCATGGAGCGCGGCTTTTCCTGGGCGAAGCATGTTTACTCGGGAAATATCGAGGATCCCTACAATAAGCATAATCCCGATTGGACCTTGGAGGCAGCGCTCGAATTCATCGACCTGAACCAGGACCGGCCGTTCTATCTGCACTATTGCACCACCATGATGCATGGCGGGCCGAACAACTGGACCGACGCATTGGATTATCCGCTGTATTCCGGTGCCGGCCTGCTGGCCGAGCCACCCAACGTGCCGATCGTGCGCAGCAATATCACGGCGCAGGTCGATGCGGCGGGATTGGATCCAGACACCTATGGCTTCACCTGGATGGACGCCACCGTCGGCGCCATGCTCGATAAGCTCGACGCATTGGGCATTGCCAGCAATACACTGTTTGTCTTCATCACCGATCACGGCACGGATGGCAAATTTTCGCTGCTCGACCACAACGGCACCAGCGTTCCCTGCATCATTCGCTGGCCGGATGTGGTTCCGGCGGGGTCTGTTTGCTCCAATCTGGTTCAGAACACCGATATGGTGCCGACCTTTTTCGATGTGGCCGGAGCCACGGTGCCCGAAGGGTACCGGATCGATGGAACCAGCATTGCACCCATCCTTTCCGATCCGTCGACCAACGTACACGAACATCTCTTTTTCGAATTGGGCTACGGCCGGGCCGTCCGCACGGACAAATGGAAATATATTGCCATCCGGCACAGCACCAACAGTTTTGCAGATGTCGAGTTGGCCAATCTGCTGAACATGCCGCAAAAGCTGGCCTATATAGGCAACACGAAGAGAGTTTCGAGCCATCTGGAACTCCGTCCTGACTGTTACGACCTGGACCAGCTCTACGACCTGGAAAACGATCCGCTCGAACTGACCAACCTCGCCTATAACGTGGCCTATGAGGGGCAGCTGAATATGATGAAGGCCATCCTGACCCCCTACCTCGAAGCGCAGGGGCGTCCGTTCGGGGAATTTGTTCCCGGCGAGGACTCGGTGCCGATCGATCAGGTTCAGCCCTATGTTGACCAGCTGGAGCTGGTCAGTCCGACCGACGACAATGATTTTGAATATGTTTACTCCATTAACGGAACGCCCTATTGGTGGCTCTATGAACAGGGACTGACCAACGATGCCTACGAAGCCGAAGATCTGCTCGACACCGATGGCGACGGACTCGTCGCGTGGGAGGAATACATTGCCGGAACCATCCCGACGCAAGCCGGATCAGGATTGACCGTCGAAGCGGACGTCCAGCCTTTGGGAGCCGGTTTTATTGTCCGCTGGCCCAGCGTCGCAGGACGCATCTACACCGTAGAGCAATCAACCAATTTGTTGAGCGGTTTCCAACCTTTGGAAACCCGCGTTGCAACCCCGCCGGAAAACGCCTACACCGGCGCGGTGCAGCAAGCCGGCGCCTACTACCGCGTCCAGGCTGAAATGGAATGA
- a CDS encoding sulfatase, with translation MMKKYIMKTTSLMLGGLLMAGAASAKPLNVLFITIDDLRPEIGCYGNDEVKTPNMDRLANMGVKFNKAYCQYPVCNPSRASFLSGKRPDELDIVSNTIPLREKWPDLVQLPQLFRENGYFTSGMGKLLHKGLDENDKPTFFRDDVSFEHQFRAIGTTPKIGKKGEGRKLGDGSIVWARWVAAEGGDEAQADGMIAAEAVRVLEENHDKPFFIGVGLHKPHDPFIAPKEYFEDYPLDEVKLVNEPEDRTPLEKHSLSNKDFFSHFTEQDQKEFKRAYHACTTFVDAQVGKIFEVMDRHQLWDNTIVLLMGDHGYHLGERGWWNKVTVFERGARGPLMMWVPGMSSMGAETDSVVEFVDIYPTLVDLCGLEARHELSGKTMRPVLQNPSKDWKKAAYTQVTRGSKMMGYSVRDGRYRYIQWGVDGESGTELYDHEKDDGEYYNLADNPEYKQVQKKMARLLKAGYPNLGK, from the coding sequence ATGATGAAGAAATACATAATGAAGACAACCTCGCTCATGCTGGGCGGGTTGCTAATGGCTGGCGCCGCATCGGCAAAACCCCTGAATGTGCTGTTTATCACGATCGACGATTTGCGGCCGGAAATCGGCTGTTACGGCAACGACGAGGTCAAAACGCCGAACATGGACCGGCTCGCGAACATGGGCGTGAAATTCAATAAAGCCTACTGTCAATATCCGGTCTGCAATCCGAGCCGGGCTTCCTTTCTGAGCGGTAAGCGTCCGGATGAACTGGACATTGTTTCCAACACGATTCCGCTGCGTGAAAAGTGGCCGGATCTGGTGCAGCTTCCGCAGCTGTTCCGCGAGAATGGTTATTTCACTTCGGGTATGGGAAAGCTGTTACACAAAGGGCTCGATGAAAACGATAAGCCAACCTTCTTCCGCGACGACGTTTCCTTCGAGCATCAGTTCAGGGCGATCGGGACCACTCCAAAGATTGGAAAAAAAGGCGAAGGCCGCAAGCTGGGCGACGGCTCCATTGTCTGGGCGCGCTGGGTGGCTGCTGAGGGCGGTGATGAAGCTCAGGCCGATGGTATGATCGCGGCCGAAGCGGTACGTGTTTTAGAGGAAAATCACGACAAACCCTTCTTTATCGGTGTCGGCCTGCATAAGCCCCACGATCCGTTCATTGCACCGAAGGAATACTTTGAAGATTACCCGCTGGACGAAGTGAAGCTGGTGAATGAGCCGGAAGACCGTACGCCATTGGAGAAGCATTCGCTGTCCAACAAAGATTTCTTTTCCCATTTCACGGAGCAGGACCAGAAAGAGTTCAAGCGTGCCTATCATGCCTGTACTACCTTTGTTGATGCACAGGTCGGTAAGATTTTTGAAGTCATGGACCGGCATCAGCTGTGGGACAACACCATTGTCCTGTTGATGGGCGATCACGGGTATCACCTCGGAGAGCGCGGCTGGTGGAACAAGGTTACGGTTTTTGAGCGGGGTGCGCGCGGTCCGTTGATGATGTGGGTGCCCGGAATGTCGTCTATGGGTGCGGAGACGGACTCGGTGGTTGAGTTTGTCGATATTTATCCGACCCTGGTGGATCTGTGCGGGCTGGAAGCTCGACACGAACTTTCCGGTAAAACCATGCGCCCGGTGCTGCAGAATCCTTCCAAAGATTGGAAAAAAGCGGCGTATACCCAGGTCACCCGCGGCAGTAAAATGATGGGCTACAGCGTGCGCGACGGGCGCTACCGCTACATCCAGTGGGGCGTTGACGGCGAGAGTGGAACCGAGCTTTACGACCACGAAAAGGATGATGGTGAATACTACAACCTGGCTGATAACCCGGAATATAAACAGGTTCAGAAGAAGATGGCTAGATTGTTGAAAGCCGGCTACCCCAACCTAGGTAAATAA
- a CDS encoding sulfatase family protein, whose protein sequence is MKKNLILLFVLALNVQAAQKPNIIVFLTDDQDKESIGAYGAEAWTPNLDRMAEEGMLFHNAYVTSTVCTPSRYSYLTGRYASRSTHETFLHACPEGAQADPVFNVGLEPDNLNVGAMMKAAGYRTGYVGKFHASGIEGLNKPEDYAAFGMEFLSKKAEESPETTEIFRKNELAARKLLTDRGFDWAKNIYLGNMVKPYTDHNLEWTIDAALEFIEESKDEPFYLHFCTTLVHGPDAEWYRSMQNPLFSGEGELDAPIEPEGMLSRSKILAELEKRGLNPEEGHAGYSWVDAGVGAILTKLKKLGLDDNTLIFFTADHGSNMKGSLWDLDGTCVPFIARWPKGIKAGSNNRDLIQSIDIVATAYDLAEAKLPAAYPLDGHSLAPLFGGKSPAGWRDHLYIELGNARAIRTQDFKYISIRYPEEKVERIQQMPKERALAQLSPLGRLGIGVRGAANPNFWYEDGLYRMDKDPKELNNLAVDPEYASKLAAMQKLLTAELESIGRPYGELVPGGNAVPPGQVDEQLELARQCRFVGKKIIFPEDVSGSK, encoded by the coding sequence ATGAAAAAGAACCTGATCCTCCTATTTGTTTTGGCCCTGAACGTGCAAGCGGCGCAGAAGCCCAACATCATCGTCTTCCTGACCGACGATCAGGACAAGGAATCCATTGGTGCATACGGTGCCGAGGCCTGGACGCCGAATCTCGACCGCATGGCGGAAGAGGGGATGCTGTTTCACAACGCGTATGTAACGAGCACGGTCTGCACGCCGTCACGTTACAGCTATCTGACCGGGCGCTATGCCAGCCGCTCCACCCATGAGACGTTTCTGCATGCCTGTCCGGAAGGAGCACAGGCCGATCCGGTTTTTAATGTAGGACTTGAGCCGGATAATCTGAACGTCGGCGCCATGATGAAGGCTGCGGGCTACCGGACGGGCTATGTCGGTAAGTTTCATGCCAGCGGCATTGAAGGGCTCAATAAGCCGGAAGACTATGCGGCTTTCGGCATGGAGTTTTTGTCGAAAAAGGCTGAGGAATCGCCGGAGACGACTGAAATCTTCCGCAAGAACGAGCTGGCCGCCCGCAAACTGCTGACCGACCGCGGCTTCGATTGGGCCAAAAATATTTATCTGGGCAATATGGTAAAGCCCTATACCGATCACAACCTGGAATGGACGATTGATGCCGCGCTGGAATTTATTGAAGAGAGCAAAGACGAGCCGTTCTATCTCCACTTCTGCACCACGCTCGTCCACGGTCCGGATGCTGAGTGGTATCGGTCCATGCAGAACCCGTTGTTTTCCGGTGAAGGAGAGCTCGATGCGCCTATTGAACCGGAGGGCATGCTGAGCCGCAGCAAAATTCTGGCCGAGCTGGAAAAACGCGGGCTGAATCCTGAAGAGGGGCACGCCGGCTATTCGTGGGTCGATGCCGGCGTCGGTGCGATTCTGACTAAACTTAAAAAACTCGGGCTGGATGACAATACGCTCATCTTTTTCACGGCGGATCACGGCTCGAACATGAAGGGTTCGCTGTGGGATCTGGACGGTACCTGTGTTCCGTTTATCGCCCGCTGGCCGAAGGGAATCAAAGCCGGTTCGAATAACCGGGATCTGATCCAGAGCATCGATATCGTGGCTACGGCCTACGACCTGGCGGAAGCCAAACTGCCGGCGGCGTATCCGCTGGATGGACACAGCCTGGCGCCGCTGTTCGGCGGAAAATCGCCCGCAGGGTGGCGCGACCACCTCTATATCGAGCTTGGAAATGCCCGGGCAATTCGGACGCAAGATTTCAAATATATCTCGATCCGCTATCCCGAGGAAAAAGTGGAGCGGATTCAGCAGATGCCCAAAGAGCGTGCGCTTGCGCAGCTCAGTCCGCTCGGACGGTTGGGTATCGGTGTGCGCGGCGCGGCGAATCCGAATTTCTGGTATGAGGATGGCCTGTACCGGATGGATAAGGATCCGAAGGAACTCAATAATCTCGCGGTTGATCCGGAGTATGCTTCGAAACTGGCTGCGATGCAGAAACTGTTGACGGCTGAACTGGAATCGATCGGTCGCCCTTATGGAGAGCTGGTGCCCGGCGGCAATGCCGTGCCGCCCGGTCAGGTGGATGAACAATTGGAGCTGGCCCGGCAATGTAGGTTTGTAGGTAAGAAAATCATTTTCCCCGAAGATGTGTCGGGGAGCAAATAG
- a CDS encoding sulfatase-like hydrolase/transferase, whose protein sequence is MRKICIGLFCVMFSGLAVAKTPPNIVVILSDDQGYADVSYSPFSPKEVSTPNIDKLAASGVVCTDGYASGYVCSPTRAGVMTGRYQQRFGIYTAGQGGTGMPLDETWMPMHLKPAGYTSGAFGKWHLGITMDYHPNNRGFDYFYGFMGRGAHDYWEHSPDADMKFGGPIFRNQEILQNEEGYMTSLITKEAVDFIKREKDNPFFAYVAYNAVHAPPQAPEEDIKRYDTGSETRDILMAMLHHLDLGVGEIVQALKDAGVYENTIIFYLSDNGGASAVEANNAPLRGMKQHITEGGIRVPFIVSWPGKLKADSWCNVPVWSTDILPTSLALAGIDPLPGTKPLDGKDIMPALKGNVDQIHDALYWCSGSEGKWAVRQGDWKYLFDKGETGLYNLDDDISEENNLKDAHPEKFQALEKLYNDWFEQMGEPAKGTKHYEKKASNKKAKKSAKDAAEPKPAAKPKKDGDLGYGFKKDGTPRKLPPVTGTPEEKKAKREKMRAEQNAKQQESAE, encoded by the coding sequence ATGAGAAAAATTTGTATTGGTTTATTTTGTGTGATGTTTTCGGGGTTGGCTGTTGCGAAAACACCGCCCAACATTGTGGTGATTCTATCTGACGACCAGGGCTATGCTGATGTCAGTTACAGCCCGTTCAGCCCGAAGGAAGTCAGCACGCCGAATATTGATAAGCTGGCGGCGTCGGGTGTGGTCTGTACAGACGGCTATGCCTCCGGCTATGTCTGCTCGCCGACCCGTGCCGGCGTGATGACCGGGCGCTATCAGCAGCGCTTCGGCATCTATACCGCCGGGCAGGGCGGCACCGGTATGCCGTTGGATGAAACCTGGATGCCAATGCATCTGAAGCCGGCCGGCTATACCTCCGGCGCATTCGGCAAGTGGCACCTCGGTATTACCATGGACTATCACCCGAACAACCGGGGGTTTGACTATTTCTATGGGTTCATGGGGCGCGGCGCACATGACTATTGGGAGCACAGTCCGGATGCGGATATGAAATTCGGCGGCCCGATCTTCCGCAATCAGGAAATTCTTCAGAATGAAGAGGGCTATATGACGTCGCTCATCACGAAAGAAGCCGTCGATTTCATCAAGCGAGAAAAGGACAATCCGTTTTTTGCCTATGTGGCCTACAACGCGGTGCACGCTCCACCGCAGGCTCCGGAAGAAGATATCAAGCGTTATGACACCGGCAGCGAAACCCGCGATATTCTCATGGCCATGTTGCATCACCTTGACCTTGGCGTCGGCGAAATCGTCCAGGCGCTCAAGGATGCGGGCGTCTATGAGAATACGATTATTTTCTATCTCAGCGACAATGGTGGAGCCAGTGCGGTGGAAGCAAACAATGCACCGCTGCGCGGTATGAAGCAGCACATAACGGAAGGCGGAATCCGCGTGCCGTTTATTGTGTCATGGCCCGGAAAACTGAAAGCCGACTCCTGGTGCAATGTGCCGGTCTGGTCAACAGATATCCTTCCGACCTCACTGGCCCTTGCCGGTATTGACCCGCTGCCGGGAACCAAGCCGCTGGACGGCAAAGACATCATGCCCGCATTGAAGGGGAATGTGGATCAGATTCACGACGCGCTCTACTGGTGCTCCGGCAGCGAAGGCAAATGGGCCGTGCGCCAGGGCGACTGGAAATACCTGTTCGATAAAGGCGAGACCGGGCTCTACAACCTGGACGATGATATCTCCGAAGAAAATAACCTCAAAGACGCTCATCCTGAAAAATTCCAGGCATTGGAAAAGTTGTACAATGACTGGTTTGAGCAGATGGGCGAGCCCGCCAAAGGCACCAAGCATTACGAGAAAAAGGCTTCGAATAAAAAGGCAAAGAAATCCGCCAAGGATGCCGCCGAGCCCAAGCCCGCTGCCAAGCCGAAGAAGGATGGTGATCTGGGCTACGGGTTCAAGAAAGACGGCACGCCCCGCAAGCTTCCGCCGGTAACCGGAACACCGGAAGAAAAGAAAGCCAAGCGCGAAAAAATGCGCGCTGAACAAAATGCGAAGCAGCAGGAATCCGCGGAATGA